Genomic DNA from Modestobacter versicolor:
GTCTTCCCCGACGTCCCCGACGACCGGGTGCTCACCCGGCGCGCGATGCCCGGCGCGGAGTGGTTCCCCGACGTCACCGTCAACTACGCCGAGCAGGCGCTGCGGCACGCCCCCGACGCCCACCCCGCGCTGATCGCCGTCGCGGAGGACACCGACCCGGTCGAGACCAGCTGGGCGGCGCTGCGCGGGCAGGTCGGCGCGTTCGCCGCCACGCTGCGCCGGCTCGGGGTGCAGCGCGGCGACCGGGTGGCCGGCTACCTGCCCAACGTGCCGGAGGCGGTGGTCGCCTTCCTGGGCGCGGCCTCGATCGGCGCGGTGTGGTCCTCGTGCGCCCCGGACTTCGGCACCCGCAGCGTGCTGGACCGCTTCGCGCAGATCGAGCCGGTGGTGCTGGTCGCCGTCGACGGGTACCGGTTCAACGGCCGGCCGCACGACAAGCGCGAGGTGGTCGCCGAGCTGCGGGCCGCCCTGCCGAGCGTGCGGACGACGATCGCCGTCCCCCGGCTGTTCCCCGACGAGCTGCCGGACGGCGCGCTGCCCTGGGCCGACGCGGTCGCCGACGTGCAGGACCCGGTGTTCGAGCCGCTGCCCTTCGACGCACCGCTGTGGATCGTCTACTCCTCGGGCACCACCGGGCTGCCCAAGGGGATCGTGCACGGGCACGGCGGGATCGTGCTGGAGCAGCGCAAGCAGACCGGCCTGCACATCGACGTCGGGGTCGGCGACCGCTTCTACTGGTACGCCTCCACCGCCTGGATCATGTGGAACATCGCCACCTCGGCGCTGCTGTCCGGTGCCACGGTGGTCGTGCACGACGGCGCTCCGGCGTACCCCTCGGTCGACGCCCAGTTCGCCCTGGCCGCGCAGGTCGGGATCACCTACCTGGGCACCAGCGCCGGGTACCTCTCCGCCTGCGAGAAGGCCGGCGTCCGGCCGGGGGAGGCCCACGACCTCTCCGCGCTCCGGGCGATCGGGTCCACCGGCTCGCCGCTGCCCGCGTCGGCCTACCGCTGGGTGCACGACGCCGTGGCGCCCGACGTCCCCCTCGGGTCGCTGTCCGGCGGCACCGACGTGGCCACCGGGTTCATCGGCAGCTCCCCGCTGCTGCCGGTCACCGCGGGCGAGCTGCAGCGGCCGATGCTCGGCGTCGCGGCGGCGTCCTGGGACGAGGACGGCCACCCGGTGGTCGGCGAGCTGGGCGAGCTGGTCGTCACCGAGCCGATGCCCTCCATGCCGCTGTTCTTCTGGAACGACCCCGACGGCAGCCGCTACCGGGAGGCCTACTTCGAGCCGTGGCCGGGGGTGTGGCGGCACGGCGACTGGCTGGAGGTCACCGAGCGCGGCACCTGCCTGATCACCGGCCGGTCGGACTCCACGCTCAACCGCGGCGGCGTGCGGATGGGCACCGCGGACATCTACGCCGCCGTCGAGGCGGTCCCGGCCGTCGTCGACTGCGTGGTGCTCGGCGTCGAGCAGCGCGACGGCGGTTACTGGATGCCGCTGTTCGTGCAGCTGGCCCCCGGTGCCGAGCTGACGCCGGAGCTGACGGCGGAGATCACCGCGGCGATCCGGGCCGGCGCGAGCCCCCGGCACGTGCCCGACGAGGTCGTCGTCGTCCCCGGGGTGCCGCACACCCGCACCGGCAAGCGGCTGGAGGTGCCGCTCAAGCGGCTCTTCCAGGGGGTGCCGCCGGAGAAGGCGCTCAACGTCGGGGCCGTGGACGACGCCGCGGTGGTCGAGCACTACGTGGAGCTCGCCCGCGCCCGCCAGGCCGAGGCGTGACCTCGGACGACGAGGTGCGGGCCGCCACGAACGCGGTGGTCACGGTCATCGACCCGCCGCTGCCGCACGCGCCGGACGGTCCGCTCGCCGGGGTGCGGGTCGGGCTCAAGGACAACATCGACACCGCCGGCGTGCTCACCACCTGCGGGTCGGCCTTCTTCGCCGACCGGGTGCCCGACGTCGGCGCCGAGGTGGTCGCCCGGCTGGCCGCGGCGGGCGCGCTGGTCGTGGCCAAGCTGAACCTCAGCGAGTTCGCCATCGGCCTGACCAGCCAGAACTCCGCCTCCGGACCGGTGCGCAACCCCTGGGACCTGCGGCGGGTGCCCGGCGGGTCGAGCGGCGGCAGTGCGGCCGCCGTCGCCGCGGGCCTGGTCGACGTGGCGCTGGGCACCGACACCGGCGGGTCGGTGCGCGTCCCGGCCGCCGCCTGCGGGGTCACCGCGCTGCGCCCGGGCGTCTCCGTCGTCCCGGACGCGGGCACCTTCCCGGTCTGCGAGCTGGTCGACACCGTGGGCCCGCTGGCCCGCGACGTCGAGCTGCTGGCCCGCGCCTTCGCCGTGCTCGCCGGCCACGAGCCCCGGGACCTGCAGCCGGCGCCGCCGCGGCGGATCGGCGTCCCCGCGCTGTGGTTCGACGACCTGGACCCCGGCGTCGCCGAGGTGGTGGCCGCCGCCGGGCAGGTCTTCGCCGACGGCGGCGCCGAGCTCGTGCCCGTCGAGGTGACCGGCGTGGCCTCGGCGCAGCACGTGCTCTACACGATCGTCTACGCCGGGATGGCCGAGCTGCACCAGCAGCGGCTGGCCCGACCCGAGCTCTTCCAGCCCGACACGCTCACCCGGATCCGGGTCGGCATCGGGGTCTCGGAAGGCGACCGGGCGGAGGCGCTGGAGGCCCGGGCGGAGTTCCAGCGCGGGCTGGACGACGTCTTCGGCTCCGTCGACGCCCTGCTCACCCCGACCCTGCCGGTCGACGTCCCGGCGGCGCGCACGGACGACGACGTCCTCGCCGTCTCCCGCCGGCTGGCCCAGCTCACCGCGCCCTGGTCGCTGCACGCCGGGCCCACGCTGTCCCTCCCGGCCGGGCGGCACCCGGTCTCCGGCATGCCCGTCGGGCTGCAGCTCACCGCCGCCGTGGGCGGGGAGGACCTGCTGCTCGACGCCGGCGCCTGGTTCCAGCAGCGGACGCCGTGGCACACCCTGCGCCCGCCGTGCGCCGTCGGCTGACCGGTGTCGCGTCGGTCACGTAGGGGTGCGACCGGGCCCTCGTCACCGGAGAGTAGGTCCGAGTCCGGACCGCCGACCCAGGAGGCACCGACGATGACGTCGACCGCCAGCCGCTCCGCCGGGACCACCGACCCCTGGCTCCCGCAGCCACCCGCGCTGCTCCCGCCGTGGCACACGCCGGCCCGGGCGGAGCTGCAGGAGCAGGCCCGCCGGTTCGCGATGGACGAGGTGCTGCCGGTCGCCAACGAGCTGGACCCGCAGAAGGGCGAGATCCCGCAGCGGCTCCTGGAGCGGCTCGGCGAGCTCGGGTACTTCGGCATCACCATCGCGGCCGAGGACGGCGGGTTGGGCCTCGGCGTCTTCGAGTACTGCACGGTCAGCGAGGAGCTGGCCCGGGCCTGGATGAGCGTGGCCAGCATCCTGGCCCGCTCCCAGGGGATGGGCACGTCGGTCGCCGACCCCGCGCGCCGCGCCGACCTGCTCCGCCGCAGCGCCGCGGGCTCCTGGATCGGCGCGGTCGCGCTGTCCGAGCCCGAGGCGGGGTCGGACCTGGCCAACGTGCAGACCCGCGCGGTGCGCGACGGCGACGAGTGGGTGGTGACCGGGCGCAAGCGCTGGTGCGGGAACGCCAAGGCCGCCGACTTCATCCAGGTGCTGGTGCGGGTCGCCGACCCGCAGCCCGGGGAGTCCCGCTCCCGCGGGCTGCGCAACCTGCTGCTGGTCAAGGAGCGCGGCACGTTCCCGCCGGGGCTCAGCGGCCACCCGATCGACAAGGTCGGGTACCACGGCTTCCTGACCTGGGACCTCACCTTCGACGGCGTCCGGGTCCCGGCCGAGGACCTCATCGTGGGCCCCGGCGAGGCCGGCGATGACCCGGGCGCCGGTTTCCGCGAGGCCCAGGCCTTCCTCAACACCGCCCGGGTGCACACCGCTGCCCGCGCGGTGGGCCTGGCCCGCGCGGCGGTCGAGGACTCGGTGCTCTACCTGCAGGAGCGGGAGCAGTTCGGCCACCCGATCGGCGACTTCCAGGCGCTGCGGTTCGCGCTGGCCGACATGGCCGCGCAGGTCGAGCAGGCCCGGGCGTTCTACCGCCAGGTGGCCCACCTGCTCGACGAGGGCCGGCCCTGCGAGCGGGAGGCGGCGATGGTGAAGCTGCAGGCCACGGAGATGGCGGTGCGGGTCACCAACCAGGCGATGCAGCTGCACGGCGGAAACGGCTACACCACCGAGCGCCAGGTCGAGCGGCACTGGCGCGACGCCCGGCTGACCACGATCTTCGAGGGCACCAGCGAGATCCAGAAGCGGATCATCAGCAACACGATGCTGCCCCGCAGCCCGCTGGGCTGAGCTGCCCGGCCGCTGCGGTCAGCGCAGCGGGTGGTCCGACCGGATGCCGGTCAGCGCGAGGTCGCGCTCGAGCTGCTGCACGGCCCGGGTCAGCGGGTCGAGCGCGAGCGCCTGGAGCTGCTCGGGCGTGTGCCGGTTGGAGTGCGTGCCGACGTTCATCGAGCCGAACACCTCGCCCGAGGGCCCGTGCACCGGGACGGCGATGGAGGTGACGCCCTCCTCCAGCTCCTGGTCCACCAGGCTCCAGCCGCGCTCGCGGGCCTGGGCGACCCGCTCGCGGAGGACGGTCGGGTCGGTGATCGTCCGGGCCGTGCGCGGCACCAGCGCGGCCTGCTCCAGGTAGGCGTCCAGCTCGTCGTCGGTCAGCCCGGCCAGCAGCACCCGGCCGTGCGAGGAGGCGTAGGCGGGCAGCCGGGTGCCGACGGTGATGCCGGTCGCCATCACCCGGCGACCACCGGACCGGGCGACGTAGACGACGTCCGGCCCGTCGAGCACGGCCACGCTGGCGGTCTCGTGCAGCTCCTCGGACAGCCCGACCAGGTAGGGCGTGGCCAGCTGGGGGAGGGTGAGCGTCGTCAGGTAGGTGAAGCCCAGCTCCAGCACCGTCGGGCGGAGCCGGAACCGGCGGTCGCTGACCGCCACGTAGCCGAGGTCGACGAAGGTGAGCAGGAACCGGCGGGCAGCCGCCCGGGTCATCCCGGTGCGGCGCGCGATCTCGCTGAGGGTCAGCTCCGGCTCGGCGGCGGAGAACGCCTTGATGACGGCGATCCCCCGCTCCAGGGACTGCACGAAGTAGTCGCCGCGGGGGGCCGCAGCCCGGCCGTCGGCCGGCTCCTCGGCTCCGTGGTCCATCCGTCCCCGATCCTGCTCCGTGGTGCCCGCGCCGGGCGGCGACGACGGCCGGCGTCCTGCCCGCGTCGTCGGTCGACGCTACCCGTCGGCCCTGGTCACGGTGATCTCACCGCGGTCGGCGTCCACCCGCACCCAGTCGCCGGTGCGGACGGTGGTGAGCGGGTCGGCGTCCAGGTCGGTGATCGCCGGCACCCGGGTGACCACCACGCCGAGCGCGATCTTGGTGTTCATCGTGGTGAAGACCATCGCGGCCGGTGCGGTGCCCATCAGCCGGGACATGTGGAACATGCCCGACCACCCCGACGACCCCTTGGCGCCGGGGAAGACCAGCACCTTGCCGGCGAAGGACTGGCCGACCAGCTCGTGCCGCAGTTCGATGACCCGCCCCCGGCGGGGCTCGACGCCGCCCCAGCCGGACAGCGCCTCGCTGGTGACCAGGGCCTCGCCCTCGGCCACGCCGCCCACCAGGCCACGGCCGTGCAGGGTGAACGCGCTCATCGCAGCGCCCCCTGCCAGGTGCCGGTGACCGCGGCGTCGACGCAGTCGCGCAGCGTGCCGAACCAGCCCTGCACGTCCATGATCGCCGGCAGGTAGTGCACCTGCTTGGCCGAGTCGGTGGCGATCACCCGGGTGCCCTCGGGCAGGAACTGGCCGATCGCCGGGCAGGTGTCGCTCATCAGCCGGGCGCCGGCGGCCTCCAGGGCGCGCGCGTAGCCGTTGGCCTCGGCGACCTCCCGCAGCGCCCGCGGGGTGAACACCCACAGCTCGCTCTCCGCGTGCACCCGCCGGCCCTCGAGCAGCCGGACGACGTCGCGGATCTGGCCGAGGGTGGCGTGCGGGCAGCCGATCATCACCAGGTCGACGTGGGTGTCCCGGCCGGTGGAGTTCAGGTGCTCGTAGGTCTGCTGCCGCTCCGCCGGCCCGTAGTGCAGCCGCTCGGCCGGCCGGGCGCCGTCGAAGGCCTCCTCGACGGTGCGCGCCTCGGCCGTGATCCCCGGGACGTGGTACAGCTCGACCCCTCCCGAGGAGGCCGCGGCCGCTCCGAAGTGCTTGAGCTTCACCAGGTCCGGGGTGGTGGTGATGCCGTCGAGCACCGGCACGCCCTCGGCCACCTGCTCGCCGATCCAGTACCCGAGCAGCCCCCAGTCCAGGGTGTCGGCCACCGGGACGCGGACGTCGACGAGGTGGCTGCCGAACCGGTTCTCCGGCAGGTGGTAGCCCCAGTAGGGGATCTTGCCGGTGAGCATCGCGGCGCCGGTGCTCTCCCGGCCCTCCACGTTGGTGCGCGCCCCGAGCACGGAGTTGACGTAGACCACCGCCGAGGACTCCATCCAGGCGCAGTGCTCGCCCTTCACCGGCACGTTGCCCACCTGGTACGGCGTGCAGGTGTTCATCAGGTGGATGCCGTGCTCGGCGCTGTACGCCTCGCTGGCCACCACGGCGTCCCGCTCCTCCGGCGAGACTCCCTGCACCTCCCAGTTCCGGGTGTCCATCGGGCCGATGAGCTGGTAGCTCTGCGCCCGCACCGGCGGGATGGGCAGCGCCACCGGGGCGTCGAGGCTGTGCTCGGAGAACGCGGCGTCCAGGCCGGGGGAGCCGCAGACCATGGTGTGCCGGGAGCCGAAGAGGTTGGCGCCGCAGACGTTGTCGGTGTCCACCAGCCGCTCGGCGCCCAGCACCTCGCCGTACCGGACGAGCAGGTCCATCGCGGCCTGCACCGCCTCGCCCTGCTCGCCGTCGAGCATCGCCTGCTCGTCGGGGGCCAGCCTCATGCGCCGTCCTCCCCGCCCAGCCACGCGCCGTCCTTCTCCAGCCGCCGCTGCAGCTCCGGCACGTCGATGTCGCCGACGGCGACCCCGGCGGCCAGCGCCAGGTCGGCGGCGGTGCCGGCGGCCTGGCCCATCTCGAAGCACGGCCCGGTCACCCGGGCGCTGGACTGCCCCTCGTGGGTCATCGAGGCGCACCGACCGGCGACGTAGGTGTTGGTCAGCAGCTGCGGCACGATCATCCGGAACGGCAGCTGGTTGTAGCCGCGGTTGTCCTCGCCGCGCTGCCAGCGCAGCTCGACGTCACCGGCCACGTGCGCCTCCACCGGCCAGCCGTTGACGCCGATCGAGTCCTCGAAGTCGACGCAGTCGAGGATGTCGTCCTCGGTGACCTGGTACGCGCCGACGATGCGGCGGGTCTCCCGGATGCCGATGGACGGCGCGATGTCGACGACGTAGGAGTCGGCGAAGCCCGGCACCGACTCCTGGAAGAACGGGAAGACGTCGCGGACCTGGCGGCGGCCCTGCAGCTCGCCCCGGCTCAGCTGCCGCACGTCGGTGCCGTCGATCGCGCTGCCGTCGGGGTTGCTCAGCTGGGTGATGTTGGCCCGCCACTCCAGCGGGTTGCGCTGCGGCCGGACGATCGGCCGCTTGCGCGGGAAGGCGTAGCGGCCGGACCGCTCGGCCTCCTCCATCAGCTCCGGGATCAGCCGCTGGGCGCCGGCCGCGGCCGCGGCGTCCACGCCGTTCACCCGGAACATCAGCGAGGGGTAGAGCATCCCGTGCGCCGGGTCGGTCTTCTCGTAGGGCGCCCCGGCCCACGCGGCCAGGTCGCCGTCGCCGGAGCAGTCGATGAACACCTCGCCGGTGACCGCGCCGCGGCCGGACTTGGACTCGACCAGGAGCGCCCCGACGGTGTGCTCGTCGCGCATCAGCACCCCGACGCCGAGGGCGTGGAAGAGCACGTCGACGCCGGACTCCACCAGCATGTCGTCCAGGGCGATCTTGTAGGCGGAGATGTCGTAGGCCTGGGCCATGATCCGGTCGGCGAAGCTCAGGTGCGGCGGGTTCAGCCCACCCAGCCGGTCCACCCGCTCGAGCACCTCGTCGGCCAGCCCGTGCACGACCTGCTTGTGCTCGCCGTGCACGTTGGCGTGCAGCCCGCAGAAGGTGCTCAGCCCGCCCGCGCTGCCCGCGCCGCCGCTGTAGCCGTAGCGCTCGACCAGCACCGTGGACCGGCCGGAGCGGGCCGCGGCCACCGCCGCGGTCACCCCGGCGGGGCCGCCGCCGACGACGACCACCTCGTAGGAGCCGAGGACGGGGGTGCTCCGGGCCGGCTCGTCCAGCGACCTGGGTGTCGGGTTCACGGGGTGCTCGTCTCCTGGGGGGTCGGGCCGGCGGGGCCGCCGGTCCGGGTGTGCGGGGGAGGGGTCAGCACGGCGCCGGCCGCGACCGGGGAGACCAGCTGCCGGTAGATCGACAGCCAGCCGGTGTCGGGCTGCACCTGGGTGCGCTGCGCCCAGGCCGCCGCCCGGCGCTCCAGCTCGTCGGCGGGCACCTCGAGGTCGACCCGGCGCCGGACCAGGTCGATCACGATCGGGTCGCCGTCCTCGACCAGGCCCAGCGGGCCGCCGACGGCCGCCTCCGGGTTGACCTCGCCGACGACGGTGCCGGTGTTGACCAGGCCGGACATCTGCCCGTCGGTGACCAGCGCGACGGTGTCGCCGAGCCCGGCGCCGTCCAGGGCGAAGACCAGGGCCGAGCCCAGCGCCATCCCCGGGCCGCCGACCGGGCCGAGACCGCCGAGCACGACCACGTGCCCGGGCCGGATCTCCCCGGCCGACAGCCCGGCCAGCGCCTCGTCGCGGGTGCCGTAGCAGATCGCGGTGCCGCGGAAGACCTGCGCGCCGGTGTCGTGCACCGGCCGCTTCACCACGGCGCCACCGGGGGCGAGCGAGCCGTGCACCATGACGATGCTCGGTCGTTCCCCGAACGGCCGGCTGACCGGCCGGACCACCTCGGGGTCGGCCACGGTGACCCCGGCCAGCACGTCGCCCAGCGTGCCGCCGGCCACCGTGCGGGCCGACAGGTCGAGCAGGTCGGCGAGCTGGCTCATCACCGCGAGGGTCCCGCCGGCGGCCTCCAGGTCCTCGATCGAGTCCGGGCCGTTGGGGCGCACCGAGCAGAGCAGCGGCACCCGGTCGGCGAGCTCGGCGAAGAGCCCCGGGACGTCGACGTCGCAGCCGGCCTCGTGCGCGATGGCCTGCAGGTGCTTGATGCTGTTCACCGAGGCGCTGGTGGCGAGCATGACGGTCACCGCGTTGGCGAAGGCCGCCGGGGTGAGCACCTCCCGGGGCCGCACCCCCTCGGTGACCAGCTCGACGATCCGGGCACCGGCCCGCCGCACGCCGTCCCACATGGCCGGGCTGTTGGCCAGCACCGGGGTGGTGCCCGGCAGCGCGATGCCCAGCGCCTCGCAGGCCATGTGCATCGAGTTCGCGGTGCCCATGCCCGCGCAGACCCCCGGCCCGCGGATCGCGTTGTCGCTCATGCCGGTGAGGTGCTCCAGCGTCATCCGGCCGGCGGCCACGTGCCCGGCGGCCAGGAACACCTCCTCGATGTCGACGTGCTCGCCCTCGTACCGGCCGCTGGGCTGGTAGCCGCAGCCGACGATGATCGTCGGGATGTCCAGCCGGGCGGCGGCCATCACCTGCCCGGGGGCGGTCTTGTCGCAGGAGGCGAGGCAGACCATCCCGTCGAGCTGGGCGCCCTCGACGGCCACCTCGATGTCGTTCACGATCAGGTCGCGGCTGGGCAGGATGTAGCGCCCGTCGCGGCCGGCGCTGGTGATGAAGTCGCTCGGCGCCGCGGTGCGCACCTCGAACGGCAGCCCGCCGGCCGCCCGGATCGCCTCCTCCATCGGGCCGACGACGTCGTCCAGGTGGCTGAAGCAGATGGCCAGCTTCGACGAGGAGTTGACGATGGCGATCTTCGGCTTCGTCATGTCCTCCTCGGCGATGCCGAGCGCCCGCCACTGGGCCCGGCGGACCGCCCACCGCGAGCTGCCGACCGCCAGGTTGCTCCGCAGCACGACCGGCTCCGGCGTCACTGCTGTCCTGCGACGGAGTCGTGCCAGGGGATGACCAGGCGTTTGGTGGTGGTGACGGCGAGATACAGCAGGGAGCCCATCAGGGCGAGCAGGATGATCACGGCGAACAGCTGGGGTGCATCGAGTGCGTTGAGGCTGGAGACGACGAGGTGGCCGAGGCCTTCGCTGCCACCGAGGTACTCCCCGACGATGGCGCCGATGACGGCGAAGACGATGGCGACCTCGGCGCCGGCGAACACGTAGGGCAGCGTGGAGGGCAGTTCCAGGTTGCGGAAGGTGGCCCAGCGGGTCGCACCCAGCCCGCGCATGACGTCGCGGTGACCGCGGTCGACCGACCGGACCCCGAGCATCACGTTGAGCATGATCGGGAAGAACGCCAGGATCGCCGCCATGATGATCTTGGAGGTGGTGCCGAAGCCGAACCAGATCACGAAGATCGGGATGAACGCGACCTTGGGCACGACCTGGAAGGCGACCATCGCCGGCTGCACGGCGCGCTCGAGCCAGACGACCCGGCCCAGCACCGCGCCGATCGCGACCCCGGCGATGAGTGCCACGGCGAAGCCGATGAGGACCTCGGTGAGGGTGATCCAGATGTCGTGGTAGACCGCCGACCCGGACAGCAGGGTGACCAGGGAGTCCCAGACGGCAGAGGGGGCGGGGAGGATGAACTCCGAGACCCCGACCACCGAGACGGCGAACTGCCAGCTGCCCAGCAGTAGGAGCAGCAGGATGGGGCTGGAGATCCAGGGCAGCACCTTCATCAGCCGTTCCCGGTCCCCGAACAACCCCGACCTGCGCGCGCCACCATCGGTGGCGCTGGCGGGGGTGGCGTCTTCGCTGATCGGGTGGTTGCTGGTGGTGGTCATCAGTCCTCCTCGTCCAGCTCGCTGCGCAGCACCCGGACGACGTCTTGGAACTCCTGGCTGGTCTCGGTGACCAGCGAGCGGGGGCGGGCCAGCGAGACGGGGGTGACCGACCGGATCCGCCCGGGTCGGGGGGTGAGCAGCACCACCCGGTCGGCCAGGAACACCGCCTCGGGGATGGAGTGGGTCACGAACACCACGGTGGCCCCGGCCTGGGCGTGGATGTTCTGCAGCTCCAGGTTCATCTTGTCCCGGGTGAGGGCGTCCAGGGCGCCGAAGGGCTCGTCCATCAGCAGGATGGTCGGGTCGTAGGACAGCGCGCGGGCGATCGCCGCCCGCTGCCGCATCCCACCCGACAGTTCCCGGGGGTAGGCGTTCTCGAAGCCGGGCAGCCCGACCAGCTCGCACAGCTCCCCCGCCCGGGCCAGGCGGGCCTTCTTGCCCATCCCGCGCAGCTTCAGCGGCAGCGACACGTTCTCCGCCACGGTGTACCAGGGGAACAGGTTGGCGTCCTGGAACACCAACCCGAACTGCTTGAACGCCTCGTCGTTGCGTTTGCCGTTGCGCCAGATGCTCTCCCCGTCGGCCTCCACCACCCCCGAGGTGGGGGGCAGCAGCCCGGCCAGGATCCGCAGCAACGTCGTCTTCCCGCAGCCTGAGCGGCCGACCAGGGAGATGAACTCCCCCCGCCCGATGGTCAGGTTCACGTCGCTGAGGGCGTGCACCTCACCCCGGCGGGCCTGGTAGGTCTTGTTCACCCCGCTCACCTGGAGCTGGGCCGGGAGGTCACCGGCCGGGCCGACAGCGGTGGCGCCGGGCCGTGCGGCGGGCTCCTCGCCCGCGCGCACGGCCGGTGCCGGGTCGACCCGGTCGGCGTCCGTCGCGCCGTGGTGGGTCAGCGCGGTGTGCGTCCCCGTCCCGGGGGCCGGGGTGGTCCCGGGCAGCCGCATCAGTTGCTCCCGGGCTGGAAGTCGTTGGAGTACCACTCGGACGGGTCGAGGCCGTCCTCGATGAAGCCGGAGTCCACCATCTCCTGGTAGACGGCCTCCCACTGGTCGGGAACCATCGTGCCGATCTCCTCCTCGCCGGCCGCGGTCCACGACTCGACGTAGGTCGACAGGCTCTCCTTGGCGATCTCGGGCGTCGCCAGCGCCGGGATCTCGACGGAGGAGAGGCACTCGAGCGTCTCGGCGAAGCCGTTCGCCTCGTCGGCGATGATGAACTTCAGCGTCTCGTCGATCGCCGCGAGGTACTTGCGCAGCTGCTCCTGCTTCTCCGGGTCCTCGGTCTGCTCCTGCGAGGTGACGTAGACCTGGCCGCCGCTGGAGATGGCGTCGTTCGGGGCGTAGACGACCGCGTCGGGCTGCTGCTGCTCCAGCGCGACCGCGGTGTCCAGCGAGACGATGTACCCGCCGATCCGGCCGGAGGAGACCAGGTCGAACACGCCCGGGGCCAGGCCGACCACCTGGGTCTGCACCTCGTCGGGCTCGATCCCGGCCGAGGCCGCGACGAGCTTGAGCAGGATCTCGCTGGTGCCGCCCTCCGACGGGGTGCCCATCAGCCGCCCCTCGAGGTCCTCGGCGCTCTCCAGCGGGTCGTTCTCGCCGGAGATGAAGCGGATGGTGCCCTGCTTGGTGGGCTGGCCGACCGCGACCAGCGGGGCGTTGCGCTCGGCCACGGCCAGCTGGGTCTCCAGGTCGCCGACCCGGGTGATGAGCGCGGAGCCGGCGAGCACGGTCTGGATCGCCTGCGCCGAGCCCTGGGTGGTCTCGAAGCTGACGTCCAGCCCCTGGTCCTCGAAGTAGCCGCAGTTGTCCGCGACCAGCTCCGGGGCGAAGGAGAGGCTCTCCAGCGGGAGGATGTTCAGGAAGGTGACCTCCTGGACGGCGTCGCTCCCGCCGCCTCCCTCGGTGCTGCCGGAGCCGGCGGACCCCTCGTCGTCCGAGCCGCCGCAGGCGGCCAGCAGGACTGCGGCGAAGCAGAGCGAGAGCGGGGCGCGGACCGCGCGGAGCGGGGACCGGCGCGCTGCCGGGCGGCTGCTTCGGGTGCCTGCGTTCATGGACGATCTCCTCGGGGTCGAGCGGATGGGTGGGCAGGAGCAGGGGCGGCCGGGGTGGCCCGGTCGATCCAGGGCGAGTCGACGTGCGCGACGACGACGGCGCAGCGGCCCTCGGCCACGGCGGCCAGGCCGCGGCGCAGGGCGGGCACCAGGTCCGCGGGGGCGGTGACGTCCTCGCCGAAGGCACCGCAGGAGCCGGCCAGCAGGGCGGCGTCGGGCGGCTCGGGGAACAGCGTCCCGACCACCTCGCCGCTGCGGGCGGACGCGCCGTCGGGGAAGAGGTCGAAGACCGGGCGGCGGCTGGCCGCGTAGCCGCCGTTGGCCAGCACCACGATCAGGAACGGGGTGCCGGCGTCCCGGGCGGTGAGCAGCGTCGCGGTCGGGCCGGAGAACAGGAACGTCCCGTCACCGACCACCGCGACGACCCGCCGGTCGGGCGCGGCGAGCTTCGCCCCGATCGCCCCCGGCACCGCCCAGCCGAGGCCGGAGCCGCCGCACTGGAAGGCCGTGCCGGGCAGGGTGCGGGCCAGCCCGGTGCGGACGGTCTCGATGTTGGTGACCGACTCGTCGAGCAGCAGGTCCTCGGGCGCGAGCAGCGAGTCGAGGGCGGCGACCACGGCGGCGGTGCTCAGCGACCCGGCCGCCGGCGGGCCCGGCGGCGGGACGGCGGCCGGCAGCGCGCGGGCGGCGAGCGCGCCGGTGTCCACCAGCCGCTCGAGCTCGTCGGCGAGCGCGCGCAGCCCGAGCCGGGGGTCGGCCTGCAGGCACAGGTCGACCGGGAAGTCCCACCC
This window encodes:
- a CDS encoding ABC transporter substrate-binding protein: MNAGTRSSRPAARRSPLRAVRAPLSLCFAAVLLAACGGSDDEGSAGSGSTEGGGGSDAVQEVTFLNILPLESLSFAPELVADNCGYFEDQGLDVSFETTQGSAQAIQTVLAGSALITRVGDLETQLAVAERNAPLVAVGQPTKQGTIRFISGENDPLESAEDLEGRLMGTPSEGGTSEILLKLVAASAGIEPDEVQTQVVGLAPGVFDLVSSGRIGGYIVSLDTAVALEQQQPDAVVYAPNDAISSGGQVYVTSQEQTEDPEKQEQLRKYLAAIDETLKFIIADEANGFAETLECLSSVEIPALATPEIAKESLSTYVESWTAAGEEEIGTMVPDQWEAVYQEMVDSGFIEDGLDPSEWYSNDFQPGSN